The proteins below are encoded in one region of Amycolatopsis magusensis:
- a CDS encoding SAM-dependent methyltransferase, giving the protein MTGARQEALRAVEGSLDRPSAARIYDYFIGGDTHYAIDREFAEKVRERMPLMGDYCRTSRLFLGRAVRHCVERGIRQFVDVGSGLPTAGNVHDVADEVRPEGDVRVVYVDNEPIALAHSTLLLADTADPDRHQAIAADLLDPEDLWLQVRRTGLIDLDQPVALVVNAVLHFIKDEEQPESVLRAYRRRLAPGSLLVLSQMTNENPQNEAERQALADIVAYYETTTNPGQLRTIAEFRRFFGDWELEPPGLVYAPAWHPDEQTLFAERPSASRVIGGVARKPAES; this is encoded by the coding sequence ATGACGGGGGCACGGCAGGAAGCTCTCCGCGCGGTGGAAGGCAGCTTGGACCGGCCATCGGCCGCGCGGATCTACGACTACTTCATCGGCGGCGACACCCACTACGCGATCGACCGGGAGTTCGCCGAGAAGGTCCGCGAGCGGATGCCGCTGATGGGGGACTACTGCCGCACCAGCCGGTTGTTCCTCGGCCGGGCCGTGCGCCACTGCGTGGAGCGCGGCATCCGGCAGTTCGTCGACGTCGGGTCCGGGCTGCCGACCGCGGGCAACGTGCACGACGTGGCCGACGAGGTGCGGCCGGAAGGCGACGTGCGCGTGGTCTACGTCGACAACGAGCCGATCGCGCTGGCGCATTCGACGCTGCTGCTGGCCGACACCGCCGACCCCGACCGGCACCAGGCCATCGCCGCCGACCTGCTGGACCCCGAGGACCTGTGGCTTCAGGTCCGGCGGACCGGGTTGATCGACCTCGACCAGCCGGTGGCGCTCGTGGTCAACGCGGTGCTGCACTTCATCAAGGACGAGGAGCAGCCGGAATCGGTGCTGCGGGCCTACCGTCGTCGCCTCGCGCCCGGCTCGTTGCTGGTGCTCTCGCAGATGACCAACGAGAACCCGCAGAACGAGGCCGAACGGCAGGCGCTGGCCGACATCGTCGCGTACTACGAGACCACCACGAATCCCGGGCAACTGCGGACCATCGCAGAGTTCCGGCGGTTCTTCGGCGACTGGGAACTGGAGCCGCCGGGCCTGGTGTACGCGCCCGCGTGGCACCCCGACGAGCAAACCCTGTTCGCCGAGCGGCCCTCGGCTTCACGCGTGATCGGCGGCGTCGCCAGGAAGCCCGCAGAGTCGTAG
- a CDS encoding amidohydrolase family protein codes for MPTRRDFLKGGAAVAGGLLATAGTAPASTTPLVLTGATLIDGIGGRPRRDSTIVLAGDRIVAAGSVAAAGAQVIDLRGKFVIPGLWDMHVHTVPLDAIYPPLYVVNGVTGIREMYGYFHPQLPELRERVETGVVTGPRMVIASNLIDGPHSVHGPTGAVTVSTPEEARAAVRTMKEQGADFIKVYSMLTRETFTAVAEESRRVGLRFAGHVPERMSVLDAADAGQHSMEHLFGFFTATSTRETELRQRLAATPIDPANLQAWYTVARALEREAATTHDPRRARRLFDRLRRNGTYASPTLSVLRALSLPASGFDRDDPRLRYLPKSITDYWWLQVEHTGPATPAEIEEHRRFFDAELRMTGDLHRAGVPVLAGTDSNNAFCFPGFSLHDELALLVRAGLSPMHALQSATRDAARFLGRERTAGTVEPGKVADLVVLDEDPLADITNTSRIHAVVHRGRYLGPAERARLLAGIEKAAAEQQFPEPPVSGCGCRG; via the coding sequence ATGCCCACTCGACGTGACTTCCTCAAGGGCGGTGCCGCCGTGGCAGGCGGCCTGCTCGCCACCGCCGGGACCGCCCCGGCTTCGACCACGCCGCTCGTGCTCACCGGCGCGACGCTGATCGACGGCATCGGCGGCAGGCCGCGGCGCGACAGCACGATCGTGCTGGCCGGTGACCGGATCGTGGCGGCAGGCTCGGTCGCCGCCGCCGGGGCGCAGGTGATCGACCTGCGAGGCAAGTTCGTCATTCCGGGCCTGTGGGACATGCACGTGCACACCGTGCCGCTGGACGCGATCTACCCGCCGTTGTACGTGGTCAACGGCGTGACCGGCATCCGCGAGATGTACGGCTACTTCCACCCGCAGCTGCCCGAACTGCGTGAGCGCGTCGAAACCGGCGTGGTGACCGGCCCGCGCATGGTGATCGCGAGCAACCTCATCGACGGCCCGCATTCGGTCCACGGCCCGACCGGCGCGGTGACCGTCAGCACGCCCGAGGAGGCGCGCGCGGCCGTGCGCACGATGAAGGAGCAGGGCGCGGACTTCATCAAGGTCTACTCGATGCTGACGCGGGAGACCTTCACCGCGGTGGCCGAGGAGTCGCGGCGGGTCGGCCTCCGGTTCGCCGGCCACGTGCCCGAGCGGATGTCGGTCCTGGACGCCGCCGACGCCGGGCAGCACAGCATGGAGCACCTCTTCGGCTTCTTCACCGCGACCTCGACCCGGGAAACCGAGCTGCGCCAACGGCTTGCCGCGACGCCGATCGACCCGGCGAACCTGCAGGCCTGGTACACGGTCGCCCGCGCGCTGGAACGGGAAGCCGCGACCACACACGACCCCCGACGCGCGCGTCGCCTCTTCGACCGGCTGCGGCGCAACGGCACGTACGCGTCGCCGACGTTGAGCGTGCTGCGAGCGTTGTCCCTGCCCGCGAGCGGCTTCGACCGGGACGACCCGCGGCTGCGGTACCTGCCGAAGTCGATCACCGACTACTGGTGGCTCCAGGTCGAGCACACCGGACCGGCCACGCCCGCCGAGATCGAGGAGCACCGGCGGTTCTTCGATGCCGAACTGCGGATGACCGGCGACCTGCACCGCGCGGGCGTGCCGGTGCTCGCCGGGACCGACTCGAACAACGCCTTCTGCTTCCCGGGTTTCTCCCTGCACGACGAGCTGGCGCTGCTGGTCCGGGCAGGACTGTCCCCGATGCACGCGCTGCAGTCGGCGACCAGGGACGCCGCGCGCTTCCTCGGCCGCGAACGCACCGCGGGCACGGTCGAACCCGGCAAGGTGGCCGATCTGGTGGTGCTCGACGAGGACCCGCTCGCCGACATCACCAATACCAGCCGGATCCACGCCGTGGTGCACCGCGGCCGGTACCTCGGACCGGCCGAACGCGCGCGCCTGCTGGCCGGGATCGAGAAAGCCGCCGCCGAGCAGCAGTTCCCGGAACCGCCCGTGTCCGGCTGCGGCTGCCGCGGGTAA
- a CDS encoding DEAD/DEAH box helicase, producing MLVLHGLGTAAGEVALWAEDSTLPASVGGPLPGAAVAHPFAVEDLSALVPEGRPEVVALLLPSTGDGPLASPELVRDPLAEPEPATDVHLEPWLVPAVVLSPGEAADVLGGLTDAQVRLGTSPHYLRQVTAFAADLVDRGRVLPGLRTGVGGLRARWRPALSGMDSARFAKLAAAMPPVCRAQPVRPEDVDGRAATEVLRSLLDALVDHEVRARLDGLELTTGSGAVESWLKALTGDPRFEADRREARELRDRIDAWHASAAHDAAVRLGFRLLSPEQNEREDWRLEFLLQAVEDPSVLIPAAQVWRSGQHDVLSRWVHRPQELLLTELGRASRIFKRLDGALAEAHPAGLDLDAEGAYDFLTQAPALDEAGYGVLLPKAWRRPGDVTLRLDTHSRSATGVVTKDRPLDLKQLVDYRWELSVGGQRLSEAELASLAAAKVPLIRLRGQWTRIDQRGLAAGLAFLDADRRGEMTVSQAIRHLGSSKAPLPVSEVTGDGRFGDLLAGKADRHVERIDTPPGFHGTLRPYQRRGLAWLAFLDELGLGACLADDMGLGKTVQLLALEAFCRKDFPRPPTLLVCPMTVVGNWQREAARFTPDLRVHLHHGADRRSVTTTAAEHDLVITTYALAARDAESLGEVEWDRVVLDEAQNVKNSASQQAKAVRGFKARHRVALTGTPVENRLAELWSIMDFLNPGFLDTANTFRARFSVPIERHGDHEAAARLRRATGPFVLRRLKTDPAVIDDLPERLEFKQLCTLTAEQVTLYRAVVDDMLDQIDQARDIKRKGLVLATMSKLKQVCNHPAQFFGDGSPLAGRSGKLDRLEEILEEVLAEGDKALCFTQFAQFGAMLVPYLSERFDTEVLFLHGGTTQPERDRLVERFQSPGGPSLFLLSLKAGGTGLNLTAANHVVHIDRWWNPAVEDQATDRAFRIGQRRDVQVRKFACAGTLEEKVDRILAEKASLAKLVVGAGEHWLTELSTERLRDLLTLEAS from the coding sequence GTGTTGGTCCTGCACGGCCTGGGCACCGCGGCCGGAGAAGTCGCGTTGTGGGCCGAGGACTCGACCCTCCCCGCTTCGGTGGGCGGTCCGCTGCCCGGCGCCGCCGTGGCCCACCCGTTCGCCGTCGAGGACCTGTCCGCGCTGGTTCCCGAGGGCCGTCCCGAGGTCGTCGCGCTGCTGCTGCCGTCGACCGGCGACGGTCCGCTCGCCTCACCCGAGCTGGTTCGCGACCCGCTGGCCGAGCCGGAACCCGCCACCGACGTGCACCTGGAACCGTGGCTCGTCCCGGCTGTCGTGCTCTCCCCCGGCGAGGCCGCCGACGTGCTCGGCGGGCTCACCGACGCCCAGGTCCGCCTCGGCACCTCCCCGCACTACCTGCGCCAGGTGACCGCGTTCGCCGCGGACCTGGTCGACCGCGGGCGCGTGCTGCCCGGGCTGAGAACCGGCGTCGGCGGCCTGCGGGCCCGGTGGCGGCCCGCACTGTCCGGAATGGACTCCGCTCGGTTCGCGAAGCTGGCCGCCGCGATGCCACCGGTCTGCCGTGCCCAGCCGGTGCGCCCCGAGGACGTGGACGGCCGTGCCGCCACCGAGGTGCTCCGCTCCCTGCTCGACGCCCTGGTCGACCACGAGGTCCGCGCCCGGCTCGACGGGCTGGAGCTGACCACCGGCTCGGGTGCGGTCGAGTCCTGGCTGAAGGCGCTCACCGGCGACCCCCGGTTCGAAGCCGACCGCCGCGAAGCCCGCGAGCTGCGGGACCGGATCGACGCCTGGCACGCGAGCGCCGCCCACGACGCCGCCGTCCGGCTCGGCTTCCGGCTGCTGTCCCCGGAGCAGAACGAGCGGGAGGACTGGCGGCTTGAGTTCCTGCTCCAGGCGGTCGAGGACCCATCGGTGTTGATCCCGGCGGCCCAGGTCTGGCGGTCCGGGCAGCACGACGTGCTCAGCCGGTGGGTCCACCGCCCGCAGGAGCTGCTGCTGACCGAACTCGGCCGGGCGAGCCGGATCTTCAAGCGCCTGGACGGCGCCCTCGCCGAGGCGCACCCGGCCGGGCTCGACCTCGACGCCGAAGGTGCCTACGACTTCCTCACCCAGGCTCCGGCACTCGACGAAGCGGGCTACGGCGTGCTGCTGCCCAAGGCCTGGCGTCGTCCCGGTGACGTGACCCTCCGGCTCGACACGCACAGCAGGTCGGCCACCGGCGTGGTCACGAAGGACCGGCCGCTCGACCTCAAGCAGCTCGTCGACTACCGCTGGGAACTGTCGGTCGGCGGGCAGCGGCTGTCCGAGGCCGAGCTCGCCTCGCTGGCCGCCGCGAAGGTGCCGCTGATCCGGTTGCGCGGCCAGTGGACCCGCATCGACCAGCGCGGACTCGCCGCCGGGCTGGCCTTCCTCGACGCGGACCGCCGGGGCGAGATGACCGTGAGCCAGGCGATCCGGCACCTGGGCTCGAGCAAGGCCCCGCTGCCGGTGTCCGAGGTGACCGGCGACGGGCGGTTCGGCGACCTGCTGGCGGGCAAGGCCGATCGCCACGTCGAGCGGATCGACACCCCGCCCGGCTTCCACGGCACGCTCCGGCCGTACCAGCGTCGCGGCCTGGCGTGGCTGGCGTTCCTGGACGAACTGGGGCTGGGTGCCTGCCTCGCCGACGACATGGGCCTCGGCAAGACCGTGCAGTTGCTGGCGCTGGAAGCGTTCTGCCGCAAGGATTTTCCCCGGCCGCCGACGCTGCTGGTCTGCCCGATGACGGTGGTCGGCAACTGGCAGCGGGAGGCCGCGCGGTTCACCCCGGACCTGCGCGTGCACCTGCACCACGGCGCCGACCGGCGGTCGGTGACCACCACCGCCGCCGAGCACGACCTGGTGATCACCACGTACGCGCTCGCCGCCAGGGACGCCGAATCGCTGGGCGAGGTCGAGTGGGACCGCGTGGTGCTCGACGAGGCGCAGAACGTCAAGAACAGCGCGTCCCAGCAAGCGAAAGCCGTGCGCGGCTTCAAGGCGCGTCACCGGGTGGCGCTGACCGGCACCCCGGTGGAGAACCGGCTCGCCGAACTCTGGTCCATCATGGACTTCCTCAACCCCGGGTTCCTGGACACGGCCAACACCTTCCGCGCCCGCTTCTCGGTGCCCATCGAACGCCACGGCGACCACGAAGCCGCCGCCCGGCTCCGCCGCGCCACCGGCCCGTTCGTGTTGCGGCGCCTGAAAACCGATCCCGCGGTGATCGACGACCTGCCGGAACGCCTGGAGTTCAAGCAGCTCTGCACGCTGACCGCCGAGCAGGTGACGCTCTACCGCGCGGTGGTCGACGACATGCTCGACCAGATCGACCAGGCACGCGACATCAAGCGCAAGGGACTCGTGCTCGCGACGATGTCCAAGCTGAAGCAGGTGTGCAACCACCCGGCGCAGTTCTTCGGCGACGGCTCGCCACTCGCCGGGCGCTCCGGCAAGCTGGACCGGCTGGAGGAGATCCTCGAAGAGGTGCTGGCCGAAGGCGACAAGGCGCTCTGCTTCACCCAGTTCGCCCAGTTCGGCGCGATGCTGGTGCCGTACCTGTCCGAGCGGTTCGACACCGAGGTGCTGTTCCTGCACGGCGGCACCACCCAGCCCGAACGCGACCGGCTGGTCGAACGCTTCCAGTCACCCGGCGGTCCGTCGCTGTTCCTGCTCTCGCTCAAGGCGGGCGGCACCGGGCTGAACCTGACCGCGGCCAACCACGTGGTGCACATCGACCGCTGGTGGAACCCGGCCGTCGAGGACCAGGCCACCGACCGCGCCTTCCGCATCGGGCAGCGGCGCGACGTGCAGGTCCGCAAGTTCGCCTGCGCCGGCACGCTGGAGGAGAAGGTCGACCGGATACTGGCGGAGAAGGCGTCGCTGGCGAAGCTGGTGGTCGGTGCCGGGGAGCACTGGCTCACCGAGCTGTCCACCGAGCGCCTGCGTGACCTGCTCACCCTGGAGGCGTCGTGA
- a CDS encoding SWIM zinc finger family protein: MTWWSRRFLEALDGLGLGGYRGSGQRSARAGHVLSLSVSTSLVTALVRDSGPDPHRTRIAVKAFESADWARIEQELASQAVFAAKLLAGELPADLEGVFTKLGLSLFPRTLREITMDCSCPGWEVPCRHLAAACQVLADSFDADPFTYLAWRGRTREDLLDRLRALRIHAADRETGPPTLADQLDSFWGERTEVAVTGGATAPVLDQLDPMGSVTDLLRPAYRAMTSRPRAEGGQ, from the coding sequence GTGACCTGGTGGTCCCGGCGCTTCCTCGAGGCGCTCGACGGGCTCGGCCTCGGCGGCTACCGCGGCAGCGGGCAGCGCTCCGCCCGCGCCGGGCACGTGCTGAGCCTGTCGGTGTCGACCAGCCTGGTGACCGCGCTGGTCCGCGACTCCGGGCCCGATCCGCACCGCACGCGGATCGCGGTCAAGGCCTTCGAATCGGCGGACTGGGCCCGGATCGAGCAGGAACTCGCGAGTCAGGCGGTCTTCGCGGCGAAGCTGCTCGCCGGTGAGCTGCCCGCCGACCTCGAAGGCGTGTTCACGAAGCTGGGGCTGAGCCTGTTCCCGCGGACCCTGCGCGAGATCACCATGGACTGCTCCTGCCCCGGCTGGGAGGTGCCGTGCCGGCACCTGGCCGCCGCCTGCCAGGTGCTCGCCGACTCCTTCGACGCCGATCCGTTCACCTACCTCGCCTGGCGCGGGCGCACGCGCGAGGACCTGCTGGACCGCCTGCGTGCGCTGCGGATCCACGCGGCGGACCGGGAAACCGGCCCGCCCACGCTCGCCGACCAGCTGGATTCCTTCTGGGGCGAGCGAACCGAGGTCGCGGTCACCGGCGGGGCGACGGCTCCGGTGCTGGACCAACTGGACCCGATGGGGTCCGTCACCGACCTGCTGCGACCGGCGTACCGCGCGATGACCTCACGGCCACGGGCCGAGGGCGGGCAGTGA
- a CDS encoding maleylpyruvate isomerase family mycothiol-dependent enzyme, whose amino-acid sequence MALTSEELRANIAAGHERLAKRLVELTDDEARGPSALPGWSRGHVLTHLENLGRAFRRQAEYALAGKTIEVYDGGRPGRDAGIEAGAGRSAAELREGVLDSIHGLEESWAQVPEDGWQRPVRYREGPLLGTVFCWWREVEIHFADADLGYRTDDWSPEFCAHVLEFLAPRAPEGVRLVLRPVDDPREWAWGSGPEAEARGRLTELTAWMAGRREDGSLPALGPWP is encoded by the coding sequence CTCGGAAGAACTGCGGGCGAACATCGCGGCCGGGCATGAACGGCTGGCGAAACGGCTCGTCGAGCTGACCGACGACGAGGCACGCGGACCGTCGGCGTTGCCCGGGTGGTCGCGCGGCCATGTGCTCACCCACCTGGAGAACCTCGGGCGCGCGTTCCGCAGACAGGCCGAGTACGCCTTGGCGGGCAAGACGATCGAGGTCTACGACGGTGGCAGGCCCGGTCGTGACGCCGGGATCGAAGCAGGCGCGGGACGCTCGGCCGCCGAGTTGCGCGAAGGCGTGCTCGACTCGATCCACGGGCTCGAAGAAAGCTGGGCGCAGGTGCCCGAAGACGGCTGGCAGCGTCCGGTCCGGTATCGCGAAGGTCCGTTGCTGGGCACGGTCTTCTGCTGGTGGCGCGAGGTGGAGATCCACTTCGCCGATGCGGACCTCGGCTACCGGACGGACGACTGGAGCCCGGAGTTCTGCGCGCACGTGCTCGAGTTCCTCGCGCCGCGGGCCCCCGAGGGCGTCCGCCTCGTGCTCCGGCCGGTGGACGATCCGCGGGAATGGGCGTGGGGGAGCGGGCCGGAGGCCGAGGCACGCGGCAGGCTCACCGAGCTGACCGCGTGGATGGCGGGCCGCCGCGAGGACGGGTCACTGCCCGCCCTCGGCCCGTGGCCGTGA